From the Haladaptatus sp. DJG-WS-42 genome, the window CCCGACGACCACCGCACCTTCTACATCGCAACCGATGACTACCGGGAGCGACGGCTCACTGACGATGCGGTCACACCGATGGTAAACGGCTATCTCGACGGCGTAAACGGGAGCATCATCGAACGTGGGATGGATTCCTCGCTCGCGGCGTGTGTTTTCACCACGCCCGTCCACGGGCAAGCACCCGATGTGGAAGCAGCACTTCGCCTCTTGGATACCGTGAGTCAGGTGTACGACCTCACCGTCGATACCGAACCGCTCGAATCGTTCGCAAAGGCCGTCCAGCAACACTACGCAGACCTCGCAAACCGCTTAGAACAGGTCGAACAGCAGGCCAAGCCCGAAGACCGGATGTACATGTAGCCTAGAAGAAAATCGGGTACCAGAGGTTGGTGGCAAGCCCCATCCAGAGGCCGTAGACGAGCCCGAACAGGACGTGGACGAGGAAGTATCGAAGCGCCTGCCCTTCGGTGAGTTCGACGTGTATCAGGCCAACGGCAACGGCGATCACTGAGATGCCGTAGAACACCATTCCAAAGACGATGCCCGTAAGCATTGCTTCGGGGAAGGTGTTGTAGTACGCCGGGTTGTGAAAGCGGATGACATTCCAGAGCACCCACGGAAAGCCAGCGGCGAGTGTGGTGCCAATCAGAAACAAGAGGATGATTGGCCCGGCGTACTGCGACCCGAACAGCAAGCGACCGCCGGTGAGGCGATTCCAGAGTTCTGTCGTTGGAAACGGCAACTCACCGCGATAGTTTAAAAAAGAAACCGTCATGACGAGTGTTGCGGCGAACCCGCCTGCCACGGCGACCAGCGTAATTGGCTGTGGCGAAAACATCGGCATACTAGACAGTCTGTGTGAACGCCCATAGTAAGCAACTGCCTTCGTCGCGGTAAGCGGTGAGTAACCGCCACACATCCCCGCCCAGTAGCTATTTCTGCCTGAGTCGTGAGGCGTGACCTGTGCACCCATTTCGTGCTGTGCTGTTCGATATGGACGGCGTAATTGTCGATTCACAGAAGTATTGGTCAGGCTACGAACACGACCGCATCTTCCCACAGGCGGTCTCTGGTGACATTGAGCCGGAAGACATCACGGGGATGAACGTCGAAGACCTCTACGACCATCTCGACGCAAACTACGAGACGAAGCTTTCGAAGGCAGCTTTTCTCGACTGCTACGACGAGACGGCGACGCGCGTCTACCGCGAAGACGCCGCGCTCATGGACGGGTTTCACGACCTCGTCGCCGCGCTCCGCGAACAGGGCATCAAAATCGCGCTCGTCTCCTCCTCACAGCGCAACTGGATTGAGCTGGTACTCGACGAGTTCGATTTAGGTGACGCCTTCGACCGCGTCGTGAGCGCCCAAGATATCGACGCGGCGAGCAAGCCCGCCCCAGACATTTTCCACCACGCAGCAGCGTTGCTCGACGTATCACCAGAAGACTGCGTCGTGGTCGAAGATTCGACCCACGGTGTCGAAGCCGCCGTGACCGCTGGGATGTACTGTATTGGCTATCAAAACGAAGGTAGCGGACAAGACCTCACGAAAGCCGACGAGATAGTACCGTCGCCAGCCGACCTCAGACGGGCGTTACTCGATTAGAACTGTTGGGTGCCGTGGTCGGTGATGACTGACTCGATGAGGCGGATTGGCGTCGCGTCGTAGGCCGGATTTTCGAGTTTGAACCCTTCTGCGGGTTCGAGCATGACCTCACTGCCGGAGCGAATTTCGTTTTCGAACACGAAGCCGTCTTCGATGATTTTCGCTCGTGACCCGACGACGACCACTGGAACGCCGACGTCTGCTGCGGTTGCGGAGATGGGGAACGTCCCGACGCGGTTGTAAAACAGGTCGCCGACAATGCAGTCCATCCCGAAGAACACGGCGTCACACTCAGGGAGGAAGTGGCCACAGGCGCTGTCAACGATAAGGTGTGTTTCGACCCGGTCGATACCCGACAGGACGCGCGCCGTCTTACGACCGAGATAGCGTGGGCGGGCCTCGGTGACGTAAACAGTGAGGTGTTTGCCCTCTTTTGCCGCCTGTTCTACGGCTTCGAGGACGGTCGACGAGTAGTCGTGGGTGAGAATCGTCATCCCATCTTCGAGGTGCGAAGAAGCGTTGGCTGCGGCCCGGTCTTTTGCCTTCTCGACTTGGCTTACGACCTCGTCGATAGCGGCGAGCGTGAGCTTTTTCGCTTCCTCTACTGACTCCGCGTCGCCCGCAGTCACGAGGTCGACAATCTGGCGCTGGGTGTTGTACAGCGAGGCGTGTGAGGGGTTTGCCCGGCGCAATGCGCTACTGTTTCGCTCTAAGTCGCGAATGTACTCCTCTACGGTCACGAACTCTCGCTCTGTGAGGTCAGCGAGGGCTGCTGCGGCCTTCACGGCGACTACCGAGGAGCTGTGCGTCTGCATATCGAGAATCTCCTCGACCGTCTCGTCTATCATACCTCTCGCTTCTCGTTCGGAGCAAAAGAACTTCTGGGTCGTGCGTCTCTCAGCCTTTGATGTTGCAGACCGGAAGCGCCCGCGCAACCTTGTCGCCGATGCCGAGCGCGTCCGAGACGCGGATGACCTCGTCTATGTCCTTGTAGACGCCGGGCGCTTCCTCTGCGACCGTCGCCCCGGACTGGGCTTTGACGTAGATGTGCTGTTGCTCGCGCAGTTCTTCTCTGACCGTCTCGCCCCAGAACTCCTGTTTTGCCTGTGTGCGACTCATGACGCGCCCTGCGCCGTGGGCGGTCGAGCCAAAGGTGAGGCCAAGCGAGTTCTCCCCGCCGCGCAGGATGTAGCTGTGCGTGCCCATCGAGCCGGGGATGATGATTGGCTGACCCACGTCGCGGTAGGCGGGTGGAAGTTCGGGCCGCCCTGCCGGGAACGCCCGCGTCGCCCCTTTCCGGTGGACAAACAGTTCGCGCTGTTCGCCATCGACCTCGTGAACCTCCTTTTTGGCGATGTTGTGGGCCACGTCGTAGAGCAGGTTCATCTCCATCTCCTCCCACGGGCGGTCGAACACGTCTTCGAACACCGTGCGAGTACGGTGCATGATGAGTTGGCGGTTCACCCACGCGAAGTTGATGGCCGCGCACATCGCGCCGTAGTAGTCCTCAGCGAGTTGGCTGCCCGCGGGCGCAGCGGCGAGTTCGCGGTCTGGAAGTTCTGCGAGCAGGCCGCTGTGTTGTTTCTCGATTTTCCGCAAGTAGTCCGTACAGACTTGGTGGCCAAGCCCTCGGGAACCGCAGTGGATGAGGACCACAATCTGGTCTTCAGAGAGGCCGAACGCCTCGCCCACATCCTCGCGGAACACGTCGGTCACGCGCTGGACTTCGAGGAAGTGGTTCCCCGAACCGAGCGAGCCAAGCTGGTTTCGCCCGCGATTTTTCGCTTTCTCAGACACCTTGTCGGGGCGCGCGTCGGGTCGGAAGCCCTCGTCCTCGCAGTGGGCGAGGTCGGCTTCGGTGGCGTAGCCCTGTTCGAGCGCCCACCGCATCCCCTTATCAAGGACTTCGTTAACCGTGGCGACGCTATCTTGGACGACGCCGCCGCCGCCGAGGCCAGAGGGGATGGCGTCGAACAACGCCTCGACGAGTTCCTCCTCGTGACCTTTGAGGTCGTCGTAGGTGAGGTTCGTCGTCATCATTCTGACGCCGCAGTTGATGTCGTAGCCGACCGCGCCGGGCGAGATACAGCCGTCTTCGGTGTCGATTCCGGCGACGCCACCGACCGGGAAGCCGTAGCCCTGATGGCCATCCGGCATACAGATGGCGTGGTTCTGGATACCCGGCAGGTGAGTGGCGTTTTTGAGTTGGGTGAGCGTCAGATCGTCGCTAATCTGGTCAAGGAGGGTCTCGCTTGCGAGCACGCGGGCGGGGACGCGCATGTCGCCGTCTTTGGGAATCTCCCAGACGAACTCGCGGAGCTTGTGAAGCGTGATGTCACCAGCTTCGTAGGTAGTCATAGCTGAACCTACGGCCGCCGGGCGGAATAGGTTTTCATCTGTGGATTCGCGCGACCGTCAGGCGTCGAAGACGACGTAGCCGTCCCAGCCCGCTGACGTTTCCTCGATGCGCATTTCAGAATACGTCACGGCCTTGATGTCGCGGGCGGTCACGTCCGCGAGCGGGACACCGCGCGCACTCGCTTCCACGACCCACTCGCCGTTTTCTTCGCTGACGGTGGTCTCGTTCTCCACGGGGAGCACGAGGCGCACGTCGCGCTCGTAGATGAGGTCATCGAGATAGTCAAAGAGCGCCGCTTCACGACTCTCCGCGCGGACGGTGAAGGAAAATCGCTCGCCTGTCTCCGGAAACTCGTCACACATACAGGCGGTGAGGCCGTCACCGAAGGCGGCAAACAGGGCAGAGAGCGTCTCGCCGGTCGCGGCGACACCCACGTCTGCGGTGTGCTCTTTCAGCTCGAAACTCACGACAGCGCCTCCGCGATGGTCATACCAATTCTTTAGACCGCATCGTCTTTTTCCTCGCGGTTTCCGGGTGCGGCGTCAGGTGCTTCAACGTCAGAGTCGACTTCGTCTTGTTGGACCTTCTCCTGTTGATTGATTCCTGTGAGTCGCGTCAGCTGCTCTGAGGTGAGGGCGGTCCCCTCGCCGCTCGACTCGCCAACGGCAACCCCGCTCGTCACGATGGCACGAACCCCCTCTTCGACGGTCATGTCCACGTCGTGAACCTTCTCAACGGGCAGGTGGACGAGAAAGCCGCCCATCACCGGGTTTGGCGCGAGCGGGAGAAACAGCGTCTGCATATCGTCGTGGCCCGCCGCGGTCTCGATTTCCTCCGGTGTATCGGCGGTGAGAAAGCCAATCGTGTACGCGCCCTCGTGGGGGAACTCGACGATTTTGACCTCCTGGAAGCTCTGTGTGTCGCTCTCGATGAGCACGTCGCTCATCCGACGAAAGCTGTGATAGACGCCACCCACGCCCGGAATCGCCTCTACGAGCGTGTGAAACCGGTCGGCCATGTGCTCGCCGCTCGTCCCCTCAGAGACGATGCCGACAACGAAGATGATGACGACGGTGGCGACGATGGCGGTGGCCTGCACCAGAAAACCCGGCATGTTGATGGTCCAGAAGTAGTTCGCAACCTGGACGAACGGAGCCAAAATGTCAGAGACGAACCGCACGATGAACCCGAGGACGATGAACGTGATGATGAGCGGAATCGTGAGTGCGGCCCCGCTCAGGAAGATTTGCCGAACGCGGAGCTTGAAACTTTGTGCGTGTTCTCGTGGCAAGTCCCCCTCGCCATCACCCGAATTCATTACCGGCTCGTATCACCCCACTGCCGAAAGTGTTGTGGCAAGGGCGGTGG encodes:
- a CDS encoding archease; translation: MSFELKEHTADVGVAATGETLSALFAAFGDGLTACMCDEFPETGERFSFTVRAESREAALFDYLDDLIYERDVRLVLPVENETTVSEENGEWVVEASARGVPLADVTARDIKAVTYSEMRIEETSAGWDGYVVFDA
- a CDS encoding DUF502 domain-containing protein — encoded protein: MNSGDGEGDLPREHAQSFKLRVRQIFLSGAALTIPLIITFIVLGFIVRFVSDILAPFVQVANYFWTINMPGFLVQATAIVATVVIIFVVGIVSEGTSGEHMADRFHTLVEAIPGVGGVYHSFRRMSDVLIESDTQSFQEVKIVEFPHEGAYTIGFLTADTPEEIETAAGHDDMQTLFLPLAPNPVMGGFLVHLPVEKVHDVDMTVEEGVRAIVTSGVAVGESSGEGTALTSEQLTRLTGINQQEKVQQDEVDSDVEAPDAAPGNREEKDDAV
- a CDS encoding translation initiation factor eIF-2B, whose product is MIDETVEEILDMQTHSSSVVAVKAAAALADLTEREFVTVEEYIRDLERNSSALRRANPSHASLYNTQRQIVDLVTAGDAESVEEAKKLTLAAIDEVVSQVEKAKDRAAANASSHLEDGMTILTHDYSSTVLEAVEQAAKEGKHLTVYVTEARPRYLGRKTARVLSGIDRVETHLIVDSACGHFLPECDAVFFGMDCIVGDLFYNRVGTFPISATAADVGVPVVVVGSRAKIIEDGFVFENEIRSGSEVMLEPAEGFKLENPAYDATPIRLIESVITDHGTQQF
- a CDS encoding HAD-IA family hydrolase; its protein translation is MLFDMDGVIVDSQKYWSGYEHDRIFPQAVSGDIEPEDITGMNVEDLYDHLDANYETKLSKAAFLDCYDETATRVYREDAALMDGFHDLVAALREQGIKIALVSSSQRNWIELVLDEFDLGDAFDRVVSAQDIDAASKPAPDIFHHAAALLDVSPEDCVVVEDSTHGVEAAVTAGMYCIGYQNEGSGQDLTKADEIVPSPADLRRALLD
- a CDS encoding RtcB family protein; the encoded protein is MTTYEAGDITLHKLREFVWEIPKDGDMRVPARVLASETLLDQISDDLTLTQLKNATHLPGIQNHAICMPDGHQGYGFPVGGVAGIDTEDGCISPGAVGYDINCGVRMMTTNLTYDDLKGHEEELVEALFDAIPSGLGGGGVVQDSVATVNEVLDKGMRWALEQGYATEADLAHCEDEGFRPDARPDKVSEKAKNRGRNQLGSLGSGNHFLEVQRVTDVFREDVGEAFGLSEDQIVVLIHCGSRGLGHQVCTDYLRKIEKQHSGLLAELPDRELAAAPAGSQLAEDYYGAMCAAINFAWVNRQLIMHRTRTVFEDVFDRPWEEMEMNLLYDVAHNIAKKEVHEVDGEQRELFVHRKGATRAFPAGRPELPPAYRDVGQPIIIPGSMGTHSYILRGGENSLGLTFGSTAHGAGRVMSRTQAKQEFWGETVREELREQQHIYVKAQSGATVAEEAPGVYKDIDEVIRVSDALGIGDKVARALPVCNIKG